The region TTTTGCATGCCTTTCACCACCCTGCGCTCCCTTGTGTTATGTGCAGACAACTGTTTTGGCGAATGCTGACCCACTGACGGTTCAATCTATTAGGACTAGTTTCCAAGAAGGAACTGCATCTTGCAACCCAGCTTCATGCCGGATGGTAGGCGACGCTGCAGAAGCTGATGTTATATTATATCAGAACTATTGTTGGGTACAGACCATTAACATGTGCGTTCGTATGCAGTGGTACATCCCGGCGATCCTACCTGATAGTTGGACAGTATATGCATTTGATATGCTCAGAAAAAGGATCATCGTGCTAGGCCCAGCTGTAGGGCCGTTTGGTTATAGCAATCGCCGAGTAAGCATGCATGAATTTGTTAGCAACAAACTCCATGCTGCTTTGTTCAACTGTCTGGAGAAATTCTTCAGCTCATGGCACTGTGAATCAAGCCATTGGGGGCGCACTTTTCCTATCGTAATGAGGGAAAAGATTGATAAGTATGTTTGGTGCAGCTCAAGTACATTTTTTGGTTAACTTGAACTTGTCCTCACTTGTATACAAATGCAGGGATCAGACTGGGCTGTGTGCCACATTCTTTGCCTGGAACTACGACGGCGACAAACTACAGATACCACTaaacaaggtatgttgtttgtgtgcTTGTCACACCCCACCCAACACCCCAAACACCGCATAGTTACTGCTTGCTCAAATCGTCTACCTGCATTTGTGTAGGACACGCTATCATTGCACAGCAGCTTGATGATATATGAACTAATGAGGATGCAAGGGAACCAAACTTCAGTGGCTAACGACGCCCTCGAAGCTGTCAAAGCGTCATTCACAGCCCTATAAAATAGCACATCGTCGATCGGTCTGCTCATGTATTTTTGA is a window of Triticum dicoccoides isolate Atlit2015 ecotype Zavitan chromosome 2B, WEW_v2.0, whole genome shotgun sequence DNA encoding:
- the LOC119361735 gene encoding uncharacterized protein LOC119361735 gives rise to the protein MHPKPRLISLDGVEIHRQLALNEPMTHEMATAIFRRLGQIDMLFSKDTPGHIWRKFVEPDFATTVLANADPLTVQSIRTSFQEGTASCNPASCRMWYIPAILPDSWTVYAFDMLRKRIIVLGPAVGPFGYSNRRVSMHEFVSNKLHAALFNCLEKFFSSWHCESSHWGRTFPIVMREKIDKDQTGLCATFFAWNYDGDKLQIPLNKDTLSLHSSLMIYELMRMQGNQTSVANDALEAVKASFTAL